Proteins encoded within one genomic window of Bos indicus x Bos taurus breed Angus x Brahman F1 hybrid chromosome 18, Bos_hybrid_MaternalHap_v2.0, whole genome shotgun sequence:
- the LOC113875791 gene encoding olfactory receptor 5-like, translating into MERSLESGNVTRVQEFVLLGLSTSPETREVLFAVFLPLYLLTLLENALIVFLVCSHTELHKPMYFFLGNLSCLEMCYVSVTMPSLLAGLWMGPYHVPFPACMTQLFFFIALICTECTLLASMAYDRYVAICRPLHYPLLMRPQVCLGLARTSWLGGLLVSVAKTACIASLSYCGPNVLNHFFCDVSPLLNLSCTHVALTELVDFLSAIIILWGSLLVAIASYVAIGRAVLHMPSAAARCKAFSTCASHLLVVGIFYSAALFIYARPSRIEAMDLNKMLSVVYTVATPMCNPVIYCLRNREVQAAFRRALRGS; encoded by the coding sequence ATGGAGAGGTCCCTAGAGTCGGGCAACGTGACGAGGGTCCAGGAATTCGTCTTGCTGGGCTTGTCCACGAGCCCAGAAACAAGGGAAGTCCTGTTTGCCGTCTTCCTGCCCCTCTACCTGCTGACCCTCCTGGAGAACGCCCTCATCGTCTTCCTCGTCTGCAGCCACACCGAGCTCCACaagcccatgtacttcttcctgggcAACCTCAGCTGCCTGGAGATGTGCTACGTGTCGGTGACCATGCCCAGCCTGCTCGCGGGGCTGTGGATGGGACCCTACCACGTGCCCTTCCCAGCCTGCATGACCCAACTCTTCTTCTTCATCGCTCTCATCTGCACAGAGTGCACCCTCCTGGCCtccatggcctatgaccgctacgtggccatctgccGCCCACTGCACTACCCGCTGCTCATGCGGCCCCAGGTCTGCCTGGGCTTGGCCAGGACTTCgtggcttggtgggctgctggtCTCGGTGGCCAAGACAGCGTGCATCGCCAGCCTGTCCTACTGCGGCCCCAACGTCCTcaaccacttcttctgtgacgTCTCCCCGCTGCTCAACCTGTCCTGCACCCACGTGGCCCTGACCGAGCTGGTGGACTTCCTCTCGGCCATCATCATCCTCTGGGGCTCCCTCCTGGTGGCCATAGCCTCCTATGTGGCCATTGGCAGGGCCGTGCTCCACATGCCATCAGCAGCTGCCCGGTGcaaggccttctccacctgcgCCTCCCACCTGCTGGTGGTGGGCATCTTCTACTCGGCAGCCCTCTTCATCTACGCTCGCCCCAGCCGCATAGAGGCCATGGACCTCAACAAGATGCTGTCGGTCGTCTACACGGTGGCCACGCCCATGTGCAATCCAGTCATCTACTGCCTGCGGAACAGGGAGGTCCAGGCAGCTTTCCGTAGAGCTCTGCGTGGGTCCTGA
- the LOC113875792 gene encoding olfactory receptor 5-like, with the protein MERALYLGNMSGVQEFILLGLSARQGVRVVVLAVFLPLYLLTLLENALIVFLVCSHTELHKPMYFFLGNLSCLEMCYVSVTMPSLLAGLWTGPYHVPFTACLIQLFLFISLISTKCTLLASMACDRYVAICRPLRYPLLMQPQVCLGLAGTSWLGGLLVSVAKTACIASLSYCGPNVLNHFFCDVSPLLNLSCTHVALTELVDFLSAIVTFCGTLLVALASYSAIGVAVLRMPSATARRKAFSTCASHLVVVGIFYSVALFMYSCPSRVESTDLHKLLSVIYTVVTPACSPVVYCLRNREVHAALRRTLHPQKGSSVRTDISCS; encoded by the coding sequence ATGGAGAGGGCTCTGTACTTGGGCAATATGTCTGGAGTGCAAGAGTTTATCCTGCTGGGTCTGTCTGCCAGGCAAGGCGTGAGGGTCGTGGTGCTTGCCGTCTTCCTGCCCCTCTACCTGCTGACCCTCCTGGAGAACGCCCTCATCGTCTTCCTCGTCTGCAGCCACACCGAGCTCCACaagcccatgtacttcttcctgggcAATCTGAGCTGCCTGGAGATGTGCTACGTGTCAGTGACCATGCCCAGCCTGCTCGCGGGGCTGTGGACAGGACCCTACCACGTGCCCTTCACAGCCTGCCTGATTCAGCTTTTTTTATTCATCTCCCTCATTAGCACCAAGTGTACCCTCCTGGCCTCCATGGCCTGTgaccgctacgtggccatctgTCGCCCACTGCGCTACCCGCTGCTCATGCAGCCCCAGGTCTGCCTGGGCTTGGCCGGGACTTCgtggcttggtgggctgctggtCTCGGTGGCCAAGACAGCATGCATCGCCAGCCTGTCCTACTGCGGCCCCAACGTCCTcaaccacttcttctgtgacgTCTCCCCGCTGCTCAACCTGTCCTGCACCCACGTGGCCCTGACCGAGCTGGTGGACTTCCTCTCGGCCATCGTCACCTTCTGTGGGACCCTGCTGGTCGCCCTGGCCTCCTACTCGGCCATCGGGGTGGCGGTGCTCCGCATGCCTTCGGCCACCGCCCGGCGcaaggccttctccacctgcgCCTCCCACCTGGTGGTGGTGGGCATCTTCTACTCAGTGGCTCTCTTCATGTATTCCTGCCCCAGCCGCGTCGAGTCCACTGACCTCCACAAGCTGCTGTCGGTCATCTACACGGTGGTCACACCTGCCTGCAGCCCAGTGGTCTACTGCCTGAGGAACAGGGAGGTCCACGCAGCCCTGCGGAGAACCCTCCACCCCCAAAAGGGCTCCTCAGTGAGAACTGACATCTCCTGCTCCTGA
- the LOC113875553 gene encoding LOW QUALITY PROTEIN: olfactory receptor 5-like (The sequence of the model RefSeq protein was modified relative to this genomic sequence to represent the inferred CDS: substituted 1 base at 1 genomic stop codon), whose amino-acid sequence MERSLELGNMTRVQEFILLGLSISPETREVLFAVFLTLXLLTLLENALIVFLVCSHTELHKPMYFFLGNLSCLEMCYVSVTMPSLLAGLWTGPYHVPFTACMTQLFFIVLICTECTLLASMAYDRYVAICRPLHYPLLMRPQVCLGLAGTSWLGGLLVSVAKTACIASLSYCGPNVLNHFFCDVSPLLNLSCTHVALTELVDFLSAIVIFCGTLLVSLASYSAIGVTVLRMPSAAARHKAFSTCASHLVVVGIFYSAALFIYCRPSRIRSMDLNKLLSVVYTVATPMCNLVIYCLRNREVHAALLRTLRWT is encoded by the coding sequence ATGGAGAGGTCCCTGGAGTTGGGCAACATGACGAGGGTCCAGGAATTCATCTTGCTGGGCTTGTCTATAAGCCCAGAAACAAGGGAAGTCCTGTTTGCCGTCTTCCTGACCCTCTAGCTGCTGACCCTCCTGGAGAACGCCCTCATCGTCTTCCTCGTCTGCAGCCACACCGAGCTCCACaagcccatgtacttcttcctgggcAACCTCAGCTGCCTGGAGATGTGCTACGTGTCGGTGACCATGCCCAGCCTGCTCGCGGGGCTTTGGACGGGACCCTACCATGTGCCCTTCACAGCCTGCATGACCCAACTCTTCTTCATCGTCCTCATCTGCACAGAGTGCACCCTTCTGGCCtccatggcctatgaccgctatgtggccatctgccgCCCACTGCACTACCCGCTGCTCATGCGGCCCCAGGTCTGCCTGGGCTTGGCCGGGACTTCgtggcttggtgggctgctggtCTCGGTGGCCAAGACAGCGTGCATCGCCAGCCTGTCCTACTGCGGCCCCAACGTCCTcaaccacttcttctgtgacgTCTCCCCGCTGCTCAACCTGTCCTGCACCCACGTGGCCCTGACCGAGCTGGTGGACTTCCTCTCGGCCATCGTCATCTTCTGCGGGACGCTGCTTGTCTCCCTGGCCTCCTACTCGGCCATCGGGGTGACAGTGCTCCGCATGCCTTCGGCCGCCGCCCGGCAcaaggccttctccacctgcgCCTCCCACCTGGTGGTGGTGGGCATCTTCTACTCGGCAGCCCTCTTCATCTACTGCCGCCCCAGCCGCATCAGATCCATGGACCTCAACAAGCTGCTGTCGGTCGTCTACACGGTGGCCACGCCGATGTGCAATCTGGTCATCTACTGCCTGCGGAACAGGGAGGTCCACGCAGCCCTGCTCAGAACTCTCCGCTGGACTTGA